AGTCAATAAACTATTATTAAATTACGTTTATTAATATATGCACAGCATATTGTGTTTAAAGAGACAAGGAAGCATATAACtcatttcagaattatttccttttcttaaaattggtgacatttgaaaaataaattaaaaactgaaatttattattaatttgctCTGTTGCTTGGCACAGTGCTAGGTATGAAATGGGAGAAGCAGCAAAGACGGTATGTTATGGAATTAGCTGGCTAGTAGAAGAAAGAGATAGATTCAAAACTAGAGCAAGATCAACTGTACTTAAATAGAGAATTTAAAAGGATAGAAGCTGTCAGCGGAAAGGTCAAATAATAATTATAGGTTTCAGTTATTGGGAAATTTCAGTAACTTAAGGGACTTCCCCAAAGTTAAGATAACATCTTTCCCTGTTAGAATTAATGAAGTGTCCACACAAGGAATCACAGAATGTGTCAAAGCCTtatcttctattttaatttgtttgtaaagctacatttttattgaaagccATAAACTGTTCAGTGACATCATTTCTGGGAAATTATCCTTAggatatttttctaaagacatAAAAGGATACATGTAAAAAATGTTCACCATATtttttcataacttaaaaaaaaaagaaacaacttaaatatagAAGGATGGTTAAATATATTGTGGTTTACCAccttaaaattgaaataaaaagactAGTATAAGGTATAATAAGGAAAAATGTTTCTgacatgttaacttttaaaagcaGATATCAAAACTAAAGGGATACTGTAATTGTCCCTACATTATACACGGGTGGGTGAGGTGCAGGGAGATAAGcagaaaatgtggaaataaaaacagttgtTAAGATGATAGAAAAATATGGGGTTTTTTTACttaacctattttaaaatttcatttcgtgttgttttaataatatttcagTGATAAAGACACACATTTTCAAAGCCCCATTCAAATGTACCTTGTCTTTGTACCTCTGAGCCCTGAGAAAGAGGCAGAGCCATGAGAAGCAGTCTAATACCACAGATATGGTGGTTTTTAAGGAATCCtcagatgaaaagagaaataccAGGTGGTAAGGAACAGGCCTGTCGCCTTCTCAGGAGAAAAGGTCTAAACAGAGACAGAGCGATGGTCAGTTGAGAAGAGAAATGATTCCCCTCCACTCGTGTGAAAAAGGAATCCATGAGGACTCCCGCGCTGGGGAGCCGCACGTGTCCCCGCCCCTGCCAAGTCACAGCGAAGAGAGAGGCGATGTTCTAAAGAGCAGAATTAAAACACTTCCTGGGAAATAACTTCAAAACCAAATAAGGAAGGGAGTGAGAAAACAATTTGACAGCTAACAGGGTGGCTTTTAACCcccagaaagagacaaagaaaagaccCAGGCCCGTAGGGGGAAAGCAGTAAAAAACGAAGGTTCGATACTAACAAGGTACCtttacttcttgatttttttttgttgttgttgttgctttgttcTAAATTGTGTATCATTTATTTGTTGGGCTGCTCCTACAAAACAAAgcttataaatttcaaaattctgcCAACGATACAGGGAATGGTAATGCTATAGCAAATGTCAAATTATCTAAAAGGGCGTAGATAAGAGTTCTGTCCCCACTCCCCCAAGCCAGGATCCAATCAAGAACCCCACATCACTTTCATTGTTATCTCTGTCATAGTTCATTTATCTTAGGAGAGCCCCTCACTCCCTTCCCCTATACTCTACTCCCTGCTCTTTTCCTCCCATCCCATTGATCTTCTAAAGAGACTAGACCAATGTCCCACTGATTtatctgattatttccttatgGGCTCCGTTAACTTGTTCCACTATCCCCTGGCAAACTTTGAATAAGGGCCAGGTATTAAAactattgttatattatatataatgcattataggaattattaattttttaggtgtgataagAAAAGTTCCTAATTTTTCAAAGATGCATGCTTAAGAATTTAGGAGTAAGGAGTGTGGCATTATCTATAATTTGCTTTGAAACTGTTCAgcaaagatgaataaatgaatgcatgaaaaaaaacagaaggatgAATAAGTGgaataaatatggcaaaattttGACAACTATTGGATCTGGCTTGGGGCGCAATCGAAGTTAATGCATTactctttataattttctgtatggTTAACATTTTTCCTAAGACAATGTTTAAAAACTATTACATACAACGCTCTTACAGAATCTAACCATAGGCACAGGTGGAACAAATGCACAAAACAGAATGAGGCTCGTAGCACTCAGTCCCCACCCCACGTCCACCATCTCATCCTCCTCAGGCAGATGGCGCCTATCTTGTCACCTGACCCCACAGTTCCTTACCTCAATCAGAGCCCCCTTTTCCCTGTCCTCAGATCGTTTAGCACTGTCCAATTCATCGTGCATTTCTGAGAGCTGGTCCTGGAGATCCCTGATCTCAGTCTGGTGCTGTTCCCGTTCCATCTTCACCTGGAACAGCCTGCCATGAAAAGAAGTCCGTCAGAAAGATTCTCCTGGGCTCTGTATATTGTCATTCAGTCTGAAGTCAGACTTTTAGATGGTAAGCAGAGTCACCTAAGCCCCAAGGAGCCTTTCGCGTTTTCTGCTCCCACCCAGTACTGTAGACCAAAAGAGTCAGCAAATTATGTCCTATGGGccaatctggcccactgcctatttttgtaaataaagttttattggaatacagccatgcttattcatttatgtattgctAACAGTCATTTGCACAAAACAATGGCAGAATTGAGTGGTTCCAAAAAAGACCATATGGCCCATAAACCataaagtatttactatctgacaaaaagtttgccaaccactGCTATAAATCACATTCACAACTAttctacctttttattttgtaaagtctTTACTACACcctaaattttctgattttttttcttaccaacttcttttctaaaattaacctctaagaatgttttaaatgcaaaaaCTACACTATCAAAATTGCAAAGAcaattaaatgcttttattataaaatgtcctatttttcttgaatttctctctAGAATTCACTCCTGCTTAAACCTTTATTTAAAGTTTCCATCATGTAATAGCACTGCACCTTTTCAGACCTTAGTTTCAGATCTTTTTGTCACAGATTTTAATACAACCCAATGACAGGGCCATCTTGGGCTTGACATTCCATCTCTGCAGACTCAATAGAAGTTTAAGCACTGATCACAGAGATACCCTTTAAGGTGTACAAAGATTTTCAAAACTATTAACCTTTCTGCTTACCAGTCTACACATGTCATCAGTTTTGCAATCTTACAAGGataagagggaggaaaggaagagtcagaagctgctataaatatttggaAGGCTGGGTAgtaccaaatggacaaaaagGATCTGGCTACATCTGATGCCAGAACCCAGGAAGGACACAGGCTCTTGGCTCAAAACTTACTCCTCCAGGTGTTTCCGGAGCTCTCCTTCACTTTCTTCCAGTCGCTGCTGCAGCATGGAGTTCTCTTCCACCTTACTGTCACGTTGGCTCTGGAGCTTTTCTAAGTttgctttcattctctctctctcttctttgatgTTCTGTTGATTCTAATATGAATGCATGTGATTTTAAAGTACCTCCACTGTACGTTCATGTAATCCTACAGAAGTCCACTTCTAAACTCTGAGGAACTCCACATCTTTGCActtgtattattaattattaatcaaACTACATAATTGAGGCATAGGAATTTGTAACCAGAAagagtattaaatatttaatgagttttaATACTtctaaaagagaaacacaaacatAGCTGTACCTCATTCTGCTATTTCTATTACTTAGCTCagatattttatatgcatttagtTTCCTACTGGACTGCCTAAATCCAATAGCATTTCTTTTAGTCAGCCAAAGCAAATAGTCTCTATATGCTTtggttacttttaaaaaaaacttctttgGACAGCAGGAGCCAAATATACAGGGCTTTACTTCTGTAATGAGGGGAAtatttctttggggggaaaaaattggCTTTCACTTCATTTGGGCATCCCAATGTACTTAAAAGATTCTTTATCAATCAACACagaggtgaaaaaaataacacaaaggaaaaagatacCTTGACTTCTAGTTGAAGCTGTCTCTGAAGTTCAGCTACTTCTGTGGTCAACTTGTTTTTCTGTTCCAACAGATCTTTGACTTCAGATGAAGAATTAGAAGCCTATAATTAATTGCAAAGATGTCCATGTAAGTGTTCCAGgtgctttattttaattctctgtacCCCAAAATATAATCAGAGCAGTAACACTAAAATCTTAAGACCCAATTCCAGTGCAAATCTCTACAGAGAAAGGGCACAAGGAAACCTTCTGGGGTGATGGGAGAGTCCTGTATCCTGATCTGGGTGATATTTGCATGGACGCACACCTATGTTAAAAAGTCAATGAACTATACAGTTAAGATTTGTACAATTTACTGTATGTAAGTTTACTGTATGTACCTCCCTCCCCTAAATACAGCCAACcccaataaaataatgtaaaaagatacaaataaatatttaagattcATCTATTACGTGAAGTGATATCCAAAACCCATATCTCTGTGTTCCCAAGGCCCTTTGTATATACATCTATTACAGAATTTTCATTACATTGGGAATTATTGCTCTATAACCACCAATGAGATTTTTATCCCTCTAAGCATATGCCTGATGCaagtagtaaataaatatatagcgGCTAAATTGGCTTTCTTCTTTTAGATGTTACATTTCCATAATGGtgagaaatacaatgaaaagggATATGATTAAAGACAGTCTATTAGAAAATAACATCTCTGATTGAGTATGAATGTTAATggctctcatttttttcctttcatggatATAATAATAGGATGATGTTCTCAAAAGAATTTGGCTAAAATCCTACAGCAAAGTCATTAGAAAACTACAAATAGGAAAGGGGAAGAGGTAAAAGCAGGAATCAAAGCTAGAAAAGGCAGCATCCTGGTGCTCCCTAGGCGCTTAAGTCCAGGTGTGCGACATGATGATAAACCTGGAATGAGGTACTTCCTCACCTGCTCCTGTGAAGTCAACCAGAACTCACAGTCAACAAAAACACAGGACTTCCAATTTGCAGACAAAATGAGAACAATCCGTGTTAGAAATCTAAATCCAACCCCTAAGGGAAATTGTACACTGTTCTTTCCCAAACAAAAACTCTGCCTGCTTTGCTGTTTTCCAATATGGTCTTCGTCCATATGGAAGAGGGTTCTTACATTCTCTCACAGGAAATCACTTCAATgacatgaaaaagagaaaactccaaAGCCTTTGTCAGCAAATAATCAGATTCTGAAAATAAGACGGACAAAGGGGGAGTAGGAAAATGGGCAATTAAGCAGTCACGGCACTGTGATCGGAGCCAGAAGTCTACGAGCTTTAGTTCATTCTCTCATCATCTCTCATTTGATTCAGCAGTGCTTCTTAACTGATGTCCCTTCCTCTAATCTTACCTCTCTCAAAAAGCtataaaaggaatgaatttttaGGACTACGACACTACTCATTCCTATTTAAGTCCATCAATGGTAGCCCATCACCTTCAGCCTGAAATGGAAATTTCTTACGTGATTTCTGAAACCCTTCCTATCTGGCACTTTGTCCCCACATGCTCTCTGCTCTGTCTACCTAAAATTACCTCCCTCCCCTAAATACAGCCAACACATGTctctatacatttttatatttgtctgtTTCATTCCCTCTACCTACAGTGAGTGCCCTGCCTTCCCTTCTCCCAGAGAATTCTATGCCCTTTTGAGACACCATTAGTGCTACTGACTCCATGGGGGCTACGCTGACTTGCTCAGTTTGGACGGGATGCCCCTAGTCTGTGACCCACAAGGACAGTCTTAACATTAAGACCAAAGGATATGTTCTCCCTAAGAATATGCAGGTAAATGAAAAGCAAGAGTCGGTGCGGCCAattggctcagttggctagagcgcagtgatcataacacccaggtcgccggttcgatccccacatgggccagtgagctgcaccccccacaactagattgaaaacaacgacttgacttggagatgagctgcaccctccacaactagattgaaaaaaaacaacaatgacttgacctggagctgatgggtcctggagaaacacactgttccccaaaattccccaataaaaattttaaaaaagaaaagaaaagagtcaCCTTGATAATTTGGATTTAAGAGTTTTAGCCAAAAATCCTAAACTAATTTTAAGAACTATGTAGAACTCCTGAAGCAAAGTGTATAATCTAAAGATTCCCTAGgaactatatacatatactatgtttccctgaaaataagacatagctggacaatcagctctaatgtgtcttttggagcaaaaattaatataagaccccgtcttatattatgctagataagaccgggtcctttattatagtaaaataagactgggtcttatattaatttttgctccaaaagacacattagagctgatagtctggctaggtcttatttttggggaaacacggtatataatacacacatagtgtgtgtgtgtcatatatatatatatatatatacgtatactaTACACATGTATAGTTCTATTTGATGCCAGAGTTGCAGTCATGCGTTAGCTGAGTACTAGGGGAATACTGAGTAGTAGAAAAAAGATAGTTGATATCTAAAAATACCCTCTATATATGTTTCTACAGTTGAAAAGAAACTCTAAACAAACTTCCTGTTACCTGCCTCTGGGTATCTTCTCGTTCCTGCCTGTGCAGAATTCCcttgggaggagaaagggaagatgaACAAGCAAGAAATGGGACCCAATTCACGGTGGTTTAGGACTGAGGAACAAGTCCTTTTTAGTCAACCCCTTGCTGCTTGCTTTCAGGGCACAAGGAATGCCGGGAATATAGTAGATGTTCATCAACTATGAGATGActccttttttaataaaaaaatctcaagtcTCAACTCAAATTCAGTGCAATCAATTAAataggcaattttttaaaaaagaatttggcACCACtccactccttccttccccttcctttcaTGCTGTTCGGCTTCACCTATCTCTACTTCGTATTCTCTTGTTCTtattctcttatttcttattcTCTGAAGTTCCAGAGCTTGGGTCCAAGCCAGTTCACACTTACCTTCTGAATTTGCCTATGATAATGATAAAGTTCTCTAGCTATTACTTTGCTTCATTCTtcctattcttatttttccccttctaaaTTTCACCACCTATTTGTTTCATcctgttatattttaaattttttaaataaaatatcttaaaacctctctggaaaaaaaaaaggcagggctacacataaatgatatttaaaacacaatCTTCCATCTTAGGTACAGCTCACTACTCAGGAAACTTCCCACTTGCTGTTATAACCAAATGTACAGACTGAAGAAACGGTAATTTGCCACATTCCATGTTAAATGTCTTCTGCAAGATACAAAACTTTGACTTACTTGATTACTTCCTTGCATGCTCCCTGCTGCTCGAGACTTTAAAGTCTGGATTTTCTCAAAGACCAGGTTAACTTTTCTTTTAGTAGCATCATCATTATCGGTGCTTCTGAacaagcagcaaaagaaaagaacaatgagGGGCACAACCATtggtctcaaaatattttatgtgctATGACACACAAACAACAAGCCCTTTAAGAAGATAAATTACAAGAGGCGAATTAATTAAGGCCACATATAAAACCAGTATGAAAAGAGCAGGATGGATGGTGtatttttcatcaaataaattattctatATTACCACTCATTTTGGGACAGGAGGTCGCATTTACAAACATGTGAAAGAGACATAACCACATTCTAAATAAGCTTGCAGAAAACATCCACTGAAAATTTAGTAATTTGTTTGAGTCAAATGAATTATATTCATTCCAACAAGGAATTTCTCCTGTGTGTGagacattttacttttaaatcttaCACTAAGAATGATCCACAGTGATCTTAACTTGGTTAgcctgtgtttaaaaaaataaatctcccaaGCCAAGATTGTCAACACAGCAGCCCTTTGTCTAGACTTTCATAGGTAATGATCATGATCGGATAAAGTCTTACTAACCTCCACCACACCTTCTATCACACATACCTGGcaattaggaaaacattttaaattatgtttccttAAATAGGCACCTCCCACTAAAGTCTGTCTCACCACTCTCTTAATAAATcaggagccaaaaaaaaaaagtaaataaaagaatttagagaatttcaaaaatcaaaagttCTTCTACTTTAACTTTAATATGGCAAAATCCTTCACAGAGACACTAATAATAACTAGATCTTAACTAGAAGAATCTCTTTGgttactcttttttgttttcccaaaagAACCCGTATCTTATATTTTGAACCTGACTATTTTGTCAGCCCTCTGTTACTAACAAATAATTGTAAGGCACAATACAAACACATGAAGTGTTTTGATACCAATCAGTATTTGCCAAATGACTTTCAGTCATGTCAGGCTgtaaagctttctttttaatcataTCTGATGAGAGAACTGAAACAGAAACTTCAAATTCCTGACCTAGAATTCCAGTGCAATTAGTATCTAAGTAAGGACTGAAAACCAGATTACTCAAACCCAACCTCCAAGATAAGTATGTGGAAAACGCTGCTTTTAAATGACTCATAcgtgctttaaaaataatggaagcaGGGGCTCCTGGCCAATGTCAAccctggggaggaaaggaagtatttttatttgtaacttcCTAATAAGGGATGATAGAGTACTATTGTGTGCATGGAAGAACTCACGGTGATGGCAGACTTAATTCAAAACTGAGTAACAGACATTCTTCCTATCTTTGAATTTGTTCTTAAAAACagtagtcatttaaaaatacattcatttttaatttttaaagtataatgtCCTCCCCTACATACCCCTCCCCTGAGCTTCACTCCCCACCATCCGAAATTTAAATGCTGCTGTGAAAACTGCAGCCATTGCATCTTAACCCTGAATGGCTCACATAGGGCGGGAGGGAGGGCAAAACGCAAggtctcagaaaaggaaatgaagagccCCACCAGAAATGACAATACGTTGCTCCTTTAAGGAAAATCACTAACCCTTCTTTGAGGTAATTGTAAAGTATCTGCTTGGCTGTCTCCTCGTTGGTTTGTTGAGTGAGCTCTTGCTGGCCTTTTAACAGATCCGGTGTGGCCTGGAACACAATGTCTGTTATTAGATCACAGGATGGTGTTTCCAGGAGGAAGGCAAAACCCTGAAGCAGAAGCTTCCAAACACATTCCTATTTTCCAAAAAACAGGGTTCCTCAGGTAAGGATTCCGCTCACctctggctctaccacttaagGCGTAgctctgtaaccttgggcaagatacttaacTTTTCCTTACCTCAATGTTGTCACCTATAAATTGAGGTTAACACGACCTACCTTCACAGGGTTAGTGCCAtcctatataatatataacaaagaGTGCCTGACATTTACGAAcctttttatcattatcattaattttttttattgtgactACCAAAATACTAAATGGACCAGTTAAGTAAATTCTATCACTGTAGGATTAATCTAAATGAAAATTAACCTAATTGCTCAGGCCAGAAATTAACCCAGTCACTCAAGTTCATGaggaaaattaataaatctaCACAAACTTAAGCCTGGTACCTCTGTGTGGAAGCAAATTCCACATACTTTCAGATTTCACATCTATAGaaacaaaaaagccaaacttCTCTCTAGTGTTTGACACGTTACTTTACAGAAAAGACCCCAGTGGGAATCTAGCTGTACTTGAGTTAACTTAGAAAACCGTACAATTGGCAGTAGGACCTATCTGtagggaaaaactgaaaaaaattggaCGTGCAATTACCCATTCCAGACGGAGGATATGTATTTCTATAGACTCCCACAACATGAGGCTGCAGGATTTAGGACATTTAGAGGGGGGTAACTCACATAAGGATTACCTGAGTATTTGACGTGGAAGTAAATGTCTTCACAGAAATCTTCTTGGCACCAGAGTCAGGAGAAGTTGCCAGCGCCCGGTTCTGTAACATCAGCGTGGCAGTGGCTGTTTtgatttcctcctcctttttattCTGTGCTGGGAGGGAGGACGCACGCGTGTTCATACTTTCCtgaccacctttactttctggcCCTTTACCATCTTTGCTGTGctggggaggcctggggtgggCTCCCGGCAGCCTGGCGGAGGCCCGGCCGGCACTCTGTTTCCCACCGTGCTCCTGGGCCGCCGGCCTCTGCGGACACACCTGCGACGGGCGCAGGAGGTGCTCGGTGGACTTGCCCAAGTTCCTGCTAAATTCATTTAGGTACTCCGAGTTCCCTTGGAGACCAAAAGGAAAGGCACTATCCACGCTTCTGGACCTCTTCCTGTCTTCTGGATTGATTCTGTTTCGCTTCCCAGATCTTCCTCTCCTTTGCAGCCCAGGCTTTTGGTCAAATTTTTCAATTAACTGATCCACGCCAGGAATGGATCCCGTATCAATATCCCGCCCAGTACCTGGCAAAAAGGGGATATACCTTCTGTTTTCATGACGATTCACATTGTCTGCATGGATGGCACATTCTTGATCATCAAGTAAAAATCTGTACAAGGAATTGGCCGAAGTGGGCGTCGTGGATGAGGAGGACGACCTCCGAGACCGAGCTCCGTCCAGCACAGCACCAGCTGAATCTTGTCGCCGGAAGGGAAGCACGTCCGGCCTGGTTTTCTTGGTTTCAGGGTGGGTGTGCGGGTTGTGTGCTGCTAGGAGCCTCCCACTAGGAGAAAGGGCCTCCTCTGCCAGCCCCTCCTTGGCACAGCTCTGAACATTCACACACACGGAGGTCTGCTTCTTGGGGTCATCTATGACCACTGAGCTGCATAAGCGTATGGCTGTCACATTGCATTTGGCCAGGTCTCCCACAGGAGAGCTGGTAGGCTGAGAACTACTAGACTTGGGAAAGCAAGTCCAAACCTTTTTGTTGTTGGTACTTTCTTCTGTTAAGGTTTTTAGCCAATTACTCTCAGGAGGCTGGTGATTTTGTAAGTTCAACTCATTCTTTTCAGGGTCATAGGGCTTCAAAAGCTCTGGATGCCTCTGAGAGTTCAGCAGGTGGGATGGCTTCATTGGCCCCTCTTTGCACTCTAGAACTCCATTCTTGCCCTCAAAGAGAGAGGGGTGCTTCAGGTTTCTGGCTGAGCTGGGTTGAGCATATGGGTTTTCCGGAAGCTGCAGTTCTTCTGAACTGTTCTCCTCCTCTAGCACTGCCCCGTTGTTGGGATGCACAGGCAGGTTATTCATCATTGGAGCCGGAAATGATGGcccattttcagaaaaagatgtGCCTGGCAGACAGCGCTCTGAGTTATTCAGGACTATGTAGGGGTGGCCATCAATTCCTTGTACCCGAATACTGACACCATAGGAGCCTGCTTTAGAGTGCTGGGAGTTCCTTGATTTTTTGGTTTCATCACTTCCGAGTCTCAGATGGACGCCGTATTCCTGCTGCACGTGTTGATATTCACCGAAATACAGCTCCATGGCTCACTGCTCCAGCTGCCAGGGAAACACAGGGTAAGAAGAGGACATTAAGTTAGAATTACATCGTTTAAATGCAGATTATGTGGGGAAATTTCaaagttcaaagaaaacaaaacactttcacCAGCAAGAAAACTTCAGAACCAAATGCCCACCCAGACAGGCCTTTCTGGATGCCCCTGGGCCCACATGACCACAGTCTTTGTCAACACTGGGCCTGAACCCTGGCCTTAGGGTGGACAACTGGTGTAATGACCTGATGCCTTTGGCATAACTTCATGATTCGGTTTCTCGCTGACAGGTTGTTCTGGTTGCTTCGTTTTTCCCTTAATTGGTTTCCTCACACttgatgctatttatttttaaccaacaGGGATGTTCCAGTTACCAGCATTTGAGAACAA
The nucleotide sequence above comes from Rhinolophus ferrumequinum isolate MPI-CBG mRhiFer1 chromosome 6, mRhiFer1_v1.p, whole genome shotgun sequence. Encoded proteins:
- the CGNL1 gene encoding cingulin-like protein 1 isoform X3: MELYFGEYQHVQQEYGVHLRLGSDETKKSRNSQHSKAGSYGVSIRVQGIDGHPYIVLNNSERCLPGTSFSENGPSFPAPMMNNLPVHPNNGAVLEEENSSEELQLPENPYAQPSSARNLKHPSLFEGKNGVLECKEGPMKPSHLLNSQRHPELLKPYDPEKNELNLQNHQPPESNWLKTLTEESTNNKKVWTCFPKSSSSQPTSSPVGDLAKCNVTAIRLCSSVVIDDPKKQTSVCVNVQSCAKEGLAEEALSPSGRLLAAHNPHTHPETKKTRPDVLPFRRQDSAGAVLDGARSRRSSSSSTTPTSANSLYRFLLDDQECAIHADNVNRHENRRYIPFLPGTGRDIDTGSIPGVDQLIEKFDQKPGLQRRGRSGKRNRINPEDRKRSRSVDSAFPFGLQGNSEYLNEFSRNLGKSTEHLLRPSQVCPQRPAAQEHGGKQSAGRASARLPGAHPRPPQHSKDGKGPESKGGQESMNTRASSLPAQNKKEEEIKTATATLMLQNRALATSPDSGAKKISVKTFTSTSNTQATPDLLKGQQELTQQTNEETAKQILYNYLKEGSTDNDDATKRKVNLVFEKIQTLKSRAAGSMQGSNQASNSSSEVKDLLEQKNKLTTEVAELQRQLQLEVKNQQNIKEERERMKANLEKLQSQRDSKVEENSMLQQRLEESEGELRKHLEELFQVKMEREQHQTEIRDLQDQLSEMHDELDSAKRSEDREKGALIEELLQAKQDLQDLLIAKEEQEDLLRKRERELTALKGALKEEVSSHDQEMEKLKEQYDAELQALRESVEEATKNVEALASRNNTSEQTQMGAEMRVKALQEENEKLQSTLGELEQSVARLQRQVADTKGDEAKAKETLKKYERNLTWATQEQKQLSEKLKDETEQKEQLRRLKNEMENERWHLDKTIEKLQKEMADIVEVSRTSTLELQNQLDEYKEKNRRELAEMQRQLKEKTLEAEKSRLTAKKMQEEMHLMEEELRDYQRAQDEALTKRQLLEQTLKDLEYELEAKSHLKDDRSRLVKQMEDKVSQLEMELEEERNNSDLLSERISRSREQMEQMRNELLQERALRQDLECDKISLERQNKDLKSRIIHLEGSYRSSKEGLVVQMEARIMELEDRLESEERDRASLQLSNRRLERKVKELVMQVDDEHLSLTDQKDQLSLRLKAMKRQVEEAEEEIDRLESSKKKLQRELEEQMDVNEQLQGQLNSMKKDLSRLKKLPSKVLDDMDDDDDLSTDGGSLYEAPLSYTFPKDAVSQI